The Ictalurus punctatus breed USDA103 chromosome 9, Coco_2.0, whole genome shotgun sequence genome contains a region encoding:
- the fas gene encoding Fas cell surface death receptor precursor (The RefSeq protein has 1 substitution, 1 non-frameshifting indel compared to this genomic sequence), whose amino-acid sequence MEGKRALALLCVLWSVFCVTECVRRDGTRRRRRETCADDGLYSSSSGLQCCRCPIGHHLVRDCTSNGTAPECDACERGSYLDHANALSKCEPCKTCGVNDNMIEEKRCTPASNAMCRCMDGYYCDKGAECKVCYPCSTCEFGIKVPCNLTSDAQCHEQGPNTTTASIIIPILIIAFIIIIIIIAAVVYLWKKKLFCFKPPEPLKTPEPLDLLIDKDLGEFLPKISEILGVRVILQVVRQQRLLSEGVIDNITVENPHDASERAYHLLKAWYEKHGKTGAYRTLRENLIAIGKRSKADEVRELIGERENNNVT is encoded by the exons ATGGAGGGGAAGAGAGCGCTCGCGCTGCTCTGTGTTCTG TGGAGCGTTTTCTGTGTGacggagtgtgtgaggagagatGGCACGAGGCGCCGGAGACGTGAGACGTGTGCCGACGATGGGCTGTACTCATCAAGTAGTGGATTACAGTGCTGTCGCTGTCCCATAG GTCATCACTTAGTGCGTGACTGCACTTCTAATGGAACTGCTCCGGAGTGTGACGCGTGTGAACGGGGATCATATCTGGATCACGCGAACGCTCTGTCAAAATGTGAACCCTGTAAGACGTGTGGCGTCAATG ACAACATGATCGAAGAAAAAAGATGTACGCCTGCCTCTAACGCCATGTGCCGCTGCATGGACGGCTATTACTGCGATAAAGGAGCGGAGTGTAAAGTCTGTTACCCCTGCAGCAC GTGTGAGTTTGGGATTAAAGTACCGTGCAACCTCACCAGCGACGCACAGTGCCACGAACAAG gGCCCAACACCACAACTGCCAGCATCAAAATCCCGATCCTAATAATTgcattcataataataataataatagcagcagTTGTTTATCTGTGGAAGAAAaagctgttttgttttaaaccacCGGAACCACTGAAAACCCCTGAG CCATTGGACCTGTTAATTG ATAAAGATCTGGGTGAGTTTCTGCCTAAAATATCGGAAATCCTGGGTGTCCGCGTGATCCTGCAGGTTGTCAGGCAACAACGCCTGCTGTCTGAGGGCGTAATAGACAACATAACGGTTGAAAATCCTCATGACGCGAGCGAACGAGCTTACCACCTGCTGAAGGCTTGGTATGAGAAACACGGAAAAACAGGAGCTTACAGAACGCTGCGTGAGAACCTCATCGCCATCGGCAAGAGAAGTAAAGCTGACGAGGTGCGCGAACTCATCGGCGAAAGAGAAAATAATAACGTGACCTAG
- the slc16a12a gene encoding monocarboxylate transporter 12-B isoform X2: MLHHEHQLDAMDGGMKNSRDEGWKWMIVAASFVTMICTRSITMSMSIFFVEFQTQFSTDFSTTSWINSLLDFTTMLCAPLGSYVGNRLSTRVAVITGGLLSSAGLVLSSFAPSLQFLYVSLGILTGLGFALSYTPAVAMVGTYFNERKALAYGIAMSGRGIGTFILPPLVQHLIDLYSWRGALLTLGGLVSNLCVCGSLMRPLVGQSIGEKENVKQILDEPDVQEDVKTVKFAGIGQNEDTCDKEQEEEKSLLRSQGGQASHDGVGVKVKESNKEAVKDKEKEHEEHSEDFMLTDTEMMVKDSKQDTKLAKSNLSKSMIAELQIADLKLNDSKLINLMLADTKQTDSKLVCSVLGNSKLADLDVQADSNLAKSKLCVLGLPDSKLLELMLADSKLAESEVTDSKLAESEVTDSKLAESEVSDSKLADSMLNDLHLVQLMLATPKLATPKLPGSQLLCEMASSEGPGFPITQSRKRREQECCRFPPSSDKYSFLFKPDFLLLSVAFLFLAFGCSVPFVYLVPYSLSVDISHHQAVLLMSILGIMGIVGNITFGWISDRKCLRTFRVVTFLIAVGFEGFICLFVPLLRTFSTLVSFSIFYGFFDGAYLALIPVVTCDIVGSAHLSTALGVVGLLHAIPYLISPPVAGWLLDWSGSYTSLFLLSGLSLLCSTFILAALAFLRHCYRGRSVSLQNQPQA, translated from the exons GAGCATGTCGATCTTCTTTGTGGAGTTTCAGACGCAGTTCTCCACAGATTTCTCCACAACATCATGGATTAACTCCCTGCTGGACTTTACCACTATGCTCTGTG CGCCTCTGGGTAGTTATGTAGGAAACCGCCTGTCCACTAGAGTGGCGGTGATAACCGGAGGACTTTTATCTTCTGCTGGACTCGTCCTCAGTTCTTTTGCCCCCAGCCTGCAGTTCCTGTACGTATCTCTGGGAATTCTCACAG GTTTGGGATTTGCCCTCAGTTACACACCAGCAGTAGCGATGGTGGGCACCTATTTCAATGAGAGGAAGGCTTTGGCATACGGAATTGCCATGTCTGGAAGAGGTATTGGAACGTTCATCCTTCCTCCTCTGGTTCAGCACCTCATCGACCTGTACTCCTGGAGGGGGGCTCTTCTTACCTTAGGGGGTCTTGTTTCAAACTTGTGTGTCTGTGGGTCTCTTATGAGGCCCTTAGTGGGCCAAAGTATTGGTGAAAAGGAGAATGTGAAACAGATCCTGGATGAACCTGATGTTCAGGAGGATGTAAAAACAGTCAAGTTTGCTGGTATCGGTCAGAACGAGGATACATGCGATAaagagcaagaagaagaaaagagtcTGCTCAGATCTCAGGGAGGACAAGCTAGCCATGATGGGGTAGGGGTGAAAGTGAAAGAGTCCAACAAAGAAGCGGTGaaggacaaagagaaagaacatGAAGAACATTCAGAAGACTTCATGCTAACAGATACCGAGATGATGGTAAAAGATTCAAAGCAAGACACAAAGCTAGCGAAATCAAATCTTTCCAAGTCGATGATAGCTGAACTACAGATAGCTGACTTGAAGCTGAATGACTCAAAGCTAATCAACTTAATGCTAGCTGACACAAAGCAAACGGATTCAAAATTAGTCTGTTCAGTGCTAGGCAACTCAAAACTAGCTGACTTGGATGTCCAAGCTGACTCGAATTTAGCCAAGTCAAAGCTTTGTGTCTTAGGGCTACCTGACTCAAAGCTACTGGAGTTAATGCTAGCTGACTCAAAACTAGCTGAGTCAGAGGTAACTGATTCAAAACTAGCTGAGTCAGAGGTAACTGATTCAAAACTAGCTGAGTCAGAGGTATCTGATTCAAAACTAGCTGACTCAATGCTAAATGACTTACACCTAGTCCAATTGATGCTAGCGACCCCAAAGCTAGCGACCCCAAAGCTACCCGGCTCACAGCTTCTCTGTGAGATGGCGTCTTCTGAAGGTCCTGGTTTTCCGATCACGCAGTCGAGAAAAAGGAGAGAACAGGAATGCTGTCGCTTCCCTCCGTCATCAGACAAATACAGCTTCCTCTTTAAGCCTGACTTCCTGTTGCTGTCAGTAGCCTTCCTGTTCCTGGCATTTGGCTGCAGTGTGCCCTTCGTGTACCTGGTGCCGTATTCTCTCAGCGTGGACATCAGCCATCATCAGGCCGTCCTGCTCATGTCCATCCTAGGGATTATGGGAATTGTGGGTAATATCACTTTTGGATGGATCTCGGACAGGAA GTGTTTGAGGACATTTCGCGTAGTCACATTTCTGATTGCAGTGGGATTCGAGGGATTCATTTGCCTCTTTGTGCCCTTGTTAAGGACTTTTTCCACACTCGTGTCCTTCTCCATTTTCTACGGCTTCTTCGACGGGGCCTACTTGGCTCTCATCCCTGTGGTCACCTGTGACATTGTAGGCTCCGCCCACCTGTCCACAGCTCTGGGTGTGGTTGGCTTATTGCATGCCATTCCATACCTCATCAGCCCACCAGTAGCAG gttGGCTGTTGGATTGGTCAGGCTCTTACACATCGCTCTTCCTCCTCAGTGGACTCTCACTCCTCTGTAGCACTTTCATCTTGGCTGCTCTGGCATTCCTGCGTCACTGCTATAGGGGGCGCTCTGTCTCGCTGCAAAACCAGCCCCAAGCCTAA
- the slc16a12a gene encoding monocarboxylate transporter 12-B isoform X1, which produces MLCFYDFAARLDTEANLQLDAMDGGMKNSRDEGWKWMIVAASFVTMICTRSITMSMSIFFVEFQTQFSTDFSTTSWINSLLDFTTMLCAPLGSYVGNRLSTRVAVITGGLLSSAGLVLSSFAPSLQFLYVSLGILTGLGFALSYTPAVAMVGTYFNERKALAYGIAMSGRGIGTFILPPLVQHLIDLYSWRGALLTLGGLVSNLCVCGSLMRPLVGQSIGEKENVKQILDEPDVQEDVKTVKFAGIGQNEDTCDKEQEEEKSLLRSQGGQASHDGVGVKVKESNKEAVKDKEKEHEEHSEDFMLTDTEMMVKDSKQDTKLAKSNLSKSMIAELQIADLKLNDSKLINLMLADTKQTDSKLVCSVLGNSKLADLDVQADSNLAKSKLCVLGLPDSKLLELMLADSKLAESEVTDSKLAESEVTDSKLAESEVSDSKLADSMLNDLHLVQLMLATPKLATPKLPGSQLLCEMASSEGPGFPITQSRKRREQECCRFPPSSDKYSFLFKPDFLLLSVAFLFLAFGCSVPFVYLVPYSLSVDISHHQAVLLMSILGIMGIVGNITFGWISDRKCLRTFRVVTFLIAVGFEGFICLFVPLLRTFSTLVSFSIFYGFFDGAYLALIPVVTCDIVGSAHLSTALGVVGLLHAIPYLISPPVAGWLLDWSGSYTSLFLLSGLSLLCSTFILAALAFLRHCYRGRSVSLQNQPQA; this is translated from the exons GAGCATGTCGATCTTCTTTGTGGAGTTTCAGACGCAGTTCTCCACAGATTTCTCCACAACATCATGGATTAACTCCCTGCTGGACTTTACCACTATGCTCTGTG CGCCTCTGGGTAGTTATGTAGGAAACCGCCTGTCCACTAGAGTGGCGGTGATAACCGGAGGACTTTTATCTTCTGCTGGACTCGTCCTCAGTTCTTTTGCCCCCAGCCTGCAGTTCCTGTACGTATCTCTGGGAATTCTCACAG GTTTGGGATTTGCCCTCAGTTACACACCAGCAGTAGCGATGGTGGGCACCTATTTCAATGAGAGGAAGGCTTTGGCATACGGAATTGCCATGTCTGGAAGAGGTATTGGAACGTTCATCCTTCCTCCTCTGGTTCAGCACCTCATCGACCTGTACTCCTGGAGGGGGGCTCTTCTTACCTTAGGGGGTCTTGTTTCAAACTTGTGTGTCTGTGGGTCTCTTATGAGGCCCTTAGTGGGCCAAAGTATTGGTGAAAAGGAGAATGTGAAACAGATCCTGGATGAACCTGATGTTCAGGAGGATGTAAAAACAGTCAAGTTTGCTGGTATCGGTCAGAACGAGGATACATGCGATAaagagcaagaagaagaaaagagtcTGCTCAGATCTCAGGGAGGACAAGCTAGCCATGATGGGGTAGGGGTGAAAGTGAAAGAGTCCAACAAAGAAGCGGTGaaggacaaagagaaagaacatGAAGAACATTCAGAAGACTTCATGCTAACAGATACCGAGATGATGGTAAAAGATTCAAAGCAAGACACAAAGCTAGCGAAATCAAATCTTTCCAAGTCGATGATAGCTGAACTACAGATAGCTGACTTGAAGCTGAATGACTCAAAGCTAATCAACTTAATGCTAGCTGACACAAAGCAAACGGATTCAAAATTAGTCTGTTCAGTGCTAGGCAACTCAAAACTAGCTGACTTGGATGTCCAAGCTGACTCGAATTTAGCCAAGTCAAAGCTTTGTGTCTTAGGGCTACCTGACTCAAAGCTACTGGAGTTAATGCTAGCTGACTCAAAACTAGCTGAGTCAGAGGTAACTGATTCAAAACTAGCTGAGTCAGAGGTAACTGATTCAAAACTAGCTGAGTCAGAGGTATCTGATTCAAAACTAGCTGACTCAATGCTAAATGACTTACACCTAGTCCAATTGATGCTAGCGACCCCAAAGCTAGCGACCCCAAAGCTACCCGGCTCACAGCTTCTCTGTGAGATGGCGTCTTCTGAAGGTCCTGGTTTTCCGATCACGCAGTCGAGAAAAAGGAGAGAACAGGAATGCTGTCGCTTCCCTCCGTCATCAGACAAATACAGCTTCCTCTTTAAGCCTGACTTCCTGTTGCTGTCAGTAGCCTTCCTGTTCCTGGCATTTGGCTGCAGTGTGCCCTTCGTGTACCTGGTGCCGTATTCTCTCAGCGTGGACATCAGCCATCATCAGGCCGTCCTGCTCATGTCCATCCTAGGGATTATGGGAATTGTGGGTAATATCACTTTTGGATGGATCTCGGACAGGAA GTGTTTGAGGACATTTCGCGTAGTCACATTTCTGATTGCAGTGGGATTCGAGGGATTCATTTGCCTCTTTGTGCCCTTGTTAAGGACTTTTTCCACACTCGTGTCCTTCTCCATTTTCTACGGCTTCTTCGACGGGGCCTACTTGGCTCTCATCCCTGTGGTCACCTGTGACATTGTAGGCTCCGCCCACCTGTCCACAGCTCTGGGTGTGGTTGGCTTATTGCATGCCATTCCATACCTCATCAGCCCACCAGTAGCAG gttGGCTGTTGGATTGGTCAGGCTCTTACACATCGCTCTTCCTCCTCAGTGGACTCTCACTCCTCTGTAGCACTTTCATCTTGGCTGCTCTGGCATTCCTGCGTCACTGCTATAGGGGGCGCTCTGTCTCGCTGCAAAACCAGCCCCAAGCCTAA